The DNA region tacacactatatgcaatcaatgggctcaatcaaggttaggttttagtcgaggggtcatatcaacctcaacaaacaaaccactgtaacagggtgaggttagctcttaaccttgacattgagagtcaaggtgaagcagatgaagggtgagtgaagatgagacttcacagctcttatccctagccagggagagcttcagacaaagaagtgtgggtccagaaagtgggaacccttctacacttaagacactgacacaactgtacaactgtacaagatcttgggttagtatctgcaatgcatcaacacagtggtgtgagcaaagcagatgacacacagaatagcaggggatggattgcacatccctggtatctgccaatgcctcttcacttaggaggtctttggatatgtacaaggacaaatgtaaacaaacacaaacattgcctcttaaggaggacttcagacaggtgcctggccaagtaacaggccaggtcttccagactacatggagttaggataTTATACCTCAATtctaatgctatcaagcaaagcaaagcaagtcctcaatagaactaaagcaactaaagtacctgaaaacaatccaagaTAGTCAGTACTTAGGCAAACcaaaaccaaacagcaaatggttaacaatgaactatacacagacaaacacaagccaatgcacaaaggtgcaagctttaaggcacaagaccaagttttaaaacctacaaaacaaaccaatgattagtcataaacaatcaagaaagcaactccaaatgaggcacaccatcaagcataagcatttgtgctattaacctgaaacacaactcaaaagtgagagcacaaaccactagtccaagactagggtcaaaatgagatcaaatcatcaaaacagaacatgaaacttatccaatatcaagatcaaacaattaaaaatcaaacccaattggtcccatgttcatatcattcatcattatcatttcatgatcaaaatagcacaaagcatgcaaataggagctcatagaagtcaacagaatgattcaactcaaatccaatcacaaacatttcaaaacAAATCCtaagaaaattcatgatcaaacataatccataacatgataagcacatcaaatttcagctcatttggatcaagggaagtaggtcaatgaaaaccagaaagtcaaagcaagttcaagcaaactcatacaaagcatcaaaacatgcaccaacttcaattaatcataaaacagaaacaacacatgataaatgaatgggactaaaaccatgacaaactttaagatatctacaattcacatgtcaaatctcaagtccatccaattaagcattagaattttACAAATCAAATGAAATCATGTGTCACAAGAAGTtcacatttggtcaaacaggggagaaattatcaaacaaatagaaaatgcattcaaaacttccagaaaattcacaagcattctcaacattcacaagtGTCTTCATGaaaaaatccagaccattttgagttcaataagcatggtaacaaaaatcagaaagttggacatgaatggtgtgacacaaattgtcacacctctattcaaaaaatcatatctcattaaccagcaatgataaaatcataaactctatatcaaaataaccatgaacatgtctagtgTAAGCACAAAAActttgagaggcattggattaagtatcatcatttcacaagcaaaatggcaaggcatacacaaaatggacacacatgaacaaaccctagcccaattaaaaatccacacgtgcaaaaaatctggaaaaatcaccataataaactagagatcatgaggagcatttcacaaaaaatcccatattatttggacaagtattggaaaagttatgaattttctaagatcaccatgccaaatgaaataaaattgaaatcaaaaatgaattaaaaaaaagaattaaatctgataatggcatttttgtaatttgggagtcccttaagtgaaacgccgcgtttcacttaagggcgtgtcaAGCCACAATTGGTCACATGGGACGGAAACGCGAAAGCTCATGCAAAATGGATTTCAACCGATCAAATAAGGTTCTGGTTTaaaaaaattagggtttatgcaACAGTCATCATGTTCATCATCGTGATGAACTTTTGTCTCAGATTTCGGAAATGAACACACCATTCAACTCATCTCACAATGTACATCAACAATCCAACCTTGGTTTTCCCTAATTCGAGCTAGCATGGAAGAAATAAGCAAAACAACATTTGATAACCAAACTTTAAATCAGTGTATCTCCCTTAATACTCAACCATAtttcacgattcaaagctcattACAACCAGAATGGAAAGATCTATAATAAGCATGTCATGATTTTAACAAAGGCATGGTTCGAACTTCTACCTGATGTGAAGAACAGAGATGGAACCGTGGTTTTCTGGCCGTGATAAGTTGAAACAGAAGTTCCTTCAAGCTCCAGAAAGTGAATGAGTGAAGAATCGTGGCTCAAACTTGCTTGGTAATGTCCAAATCAACAGCTGCCATGTGAGGTATTTGGATGCAACAGTGTTGGTTTTGCTTGAACAGTTGGGAAATTCAGTTTGCAAAGGCTCCAAAAATGATGGTGAGTGATGAATCAATGAACCAAGGCACGAGTTCTTTGGAGATTTTTTCAGAAAAATCaaaatgaagaaaatgagagAGTTTCTTTTTCTAGATCTGGATATGAGTTTGAGTGAGTGCTCAtgtattttctgttttgattatcTATATATATCTTCTGTTAATGAATTTCACTAACCAAACTTAAGCCAAACCTTGGTAATTAGTGAAAATGAGAGTTAAGTGCAAATTGCTAAATCAAACATTATGCATGggggtgcatgctacagtgcacgaaaaatGGGCCTAACACATTCCAAAAATGGTTTTTAATCAAGTGCAAATGGTAGAAAGTGTAGCAAATGATTAATCtgaaagtcaatttttcacctctccttttttaaattcaaaccacttgaaaaaggccattttgattggatgatttttggtgaaatgtgatgaaggatttgaatagagcatgtcaaatgtgacttgtagcaaaaagtctcactcaatttggccaaatggttcatgagatatggtcctttgaagttcaacattttctaaaaatgatttgatcatatcttgccaaccacaaatgagaaatgagtgttcttggactttttggaaaggtgagaacaagatcttcaactttcatgttggacaaaaattcatttgaagcttgtatgatgaagtaaatttgaagagaaaaactttccatttttggcagtttccaattacaggtcacctgctattttaggaaactttttgtctgactttattttctccaatcttgatctttgaaatgtcaaatgagacttgtatggacatgaatgaagcctttcaaaccacctcccaccttcaaatccataaaatcaggcacagttgaccacagttgaccatggttgactttctagggtttctggtggattaaacaatgactgatgacttctgagcacccaatccttgaccaaaacacttcaaaaggacccctaggtcatttgaacatgttggaccaaccctagggccttgtctcaatggaaattgtacttgcttgcttgattgactgatctcctgaccagtttgacctaattttgtcacaggacttgcacttgggcatATGACCATGCAATGCTAggcaatggactatgttatgttaatgacttaaaatgaaaatgtatgtacaaaaggtaggtgcaaatttgaggtgctacacattcctatatagctctttgtgtaaaaatgcacaaaatgagcactgtacattttctggatgtgcttttttgctccaaacatgggggtggtggagattgtcgaggctagccccagaaaatcctaatgtCTACTCCTTCtcctacgcaactaggtaaatttatgatgttatttcattttgtatatttattctataaatatttgtaaataatattatttatctttttttgtttaggttcattacaaccggactggattacagtcttacccccaaaaataaaattatattttatcgtcaactcttggatcgtctccgagcacaagatgtattaccactaaatcactcagcttctaactgatttattaatatcatgcattctcgataaataacatatttgcttttttctttgcagtttatttggaggccatatttgggattggaacatcaacccaaccccggagatgcagctgtttggacagcaaaaacggccataatgcggttcaccactgtggagatgcaccaaagtgaccgtgtcaagctgcaattcggaatgcatcaagaaatctcaggccccccaatgtctatggaaccttggcatctaaaaaaagtcagccaccagtggtatgcccaaaattggaaggaatttgctaaggagtttcgtaaaatgtggaaagaccgtgcccactatgttctacaatttccggtggcgcccaacgaaatgaagccgacaagggaatatgtggattggtatagagcaaatacaaatccagaaatgattgtgtctgacccgttctatttggacgatccccggatgcaacaaccatatttccaacaacaacaaccaccacaatattcccaacaacaacaaccaccaccttattaccaacaacaaccaccaccaccattttaccaacaacaaccaccaccaccttattaccaacaacaaccaccaccaccatattaccaacaacaaccaccacaacacatgtccacccccaaccaaatcaacaatacataccacaaactcaaccccaataccatgaagactaccaacaccaaactcaacattcccaccaccatcaacagtcccaacacctaccacaatatcaatccccccacttccaccaatcccaacacttccatcacgacaatgtcccgagctcttccagtcctccacctagccccgacacgggtatacaagaggactaccaacaagactactacacaccacaacaaacattgttctttggccaacccgattcaaccctaaactaccaaagaccacaattcgagggcgcacccagcagtagtcagtttgtcccaccgagacaaagctttgagggcgcagaggggacccgtctttcctacagcactaaagggacttcgacccaaccacaacggcaaacggcaaggggacgcgttaggactaggggtggtaatagggaagcaccaccaccacgtgaaccgtctaggcgagtaattagacctcccccgtgcggatcgtaccagggaccgcatcatatgtgataaatcccaaattaataatgcattttaatcatatctttgtaatatttgtcttgtctattatttaaataaaaatattttctgtttattatctttatatctttatctttatctttaaagatattgtctatcatatctttatatatatatatatatatatatatatatatatatatatatatatatatatatatatatatatatatatatatatatatatatatatatatatatatatatatatatatatattaatttacatgtgtataaatatttatttacacgtatataaattaattttttttccaaaaatttacaaataatattaattacttataaattaaattaatatatatatatatattaataatatatataaattaatatatatatacatatatcttgtaaataattttatttatatatatgtgttaatataaattaatataatttataaaaaatataaatttataaattaaaaaaaaaattaaaataaaataaaataaaacatattaaaaaaaaagggaatgggtgtaggcgccactcctagtggcgacttgccctacccattaagggtaggcgccaactagggcGGCGCCTAGGTTTAatttagggcaaaaatgaccatttgtgtaatttttttgaaaaatggtgtatttttgaatttttttttaaatttttggatatttaaaaaaaaaattctttttatGATAGAATATTATATAATATTATTTATAGTTTTATCTATATTTTTTTTATTCGATAAAAAgatatataatttttttaacatgtattgtttaaatattttataataatattttgATAATGTTAAGAAATTTATTAGTATTTTAATTAAGGAATTATGATTAAATAGATATTAAAATAAGAAATTAGATTATTAAGTTTAAAAGACTTTTGAACAATCTGATCCAATTTAGACTCACGTTGTATTTATAATGTTTTATAATTTTGCTCGCTAGTTCGATTGGTATCATATCACTTCATGAACTCTAATAAAATCGTTAAATATAGTTTTTAACGATAAGTATTAATATATATTTTGTACTAAACATTAATATATGTGAATGAGTTTCAAGTATGTCTCGTGCAAGTGCAATTATATGCTACCTATGTATTTGCTAAAAAAAAGCACAATAATGACAACTCCTTAATATGTAGGATTATGACTAATCTATGACTCAAAAGGTGATTATGAAAGTGCTCTAGACTAATGTGACTAATTTGTGACTCAAAAGGTGATTATGGAAGTGATCTAGAGCATTATATTTTGACAAGTTATGGTTATGTCGGAAAATCACTAGGAATTAGACGTTGCCTCGATTGATTGCAACATTGGAGATGCTTAATTGTCATTGACACGATATGATGAAGCGATTTTTTCTTATCAGAAAGCGCTAACTGTTTTCAAAGCAACCAAATGAGAGAATCATCCCACAGTTGCCAATGTTTTTTTGTAAGGTTAGCTGATTTATATAACAAAATAGTAAAGTTCAAGGAATCAAAATTTTATTGTGAAAATACGCTTCGAATTTTCGGGGAATTCCTTTAGAAGAGATTGCTAATTGTTTGATAGATGTTGTTGTAATTTATCAATCTATGAATGATTTGGAAAAAGGATTAACGTTACAAATAGTTACAAATAGGAGTTTACGTATTATATGTTAGGGAATTATTCTGATTCTTGTAACATTTTTAAGAGTTCTATCGCAAAATTTTGTGCTAATAGAGAGAGAAAATCCGCATTGTTTGGAATTGCATTGAATCAAATGGGTCTTGCTTGTGTCCAAAGCTATGCTATAAATGAAGCTTCAAATTTGTTTGAAGAGGCTAGAACTAGATTAGAAAAAAGAGTATGACCCTTATCATCAAGATACCTTAGGTGTTTATAGCAATCTTGCAAGTACATATGATGCAATGGGAAGGTAACATGTTCATTGACCCTTAAACATTCAGGTTTATGGAGTATTAGAATTTTTAGGTTTTAATTGCTAACATTTCTTGTTAATTGTAATAATTTGCAAAGTGGATGATTCCATTGAAATTCTGGAATATGTAGTTCGCATGATAGAGAATAAAAGCTTGGAATGATAAACCCTCATATCGACAATGAGAAACGTAGGATGGTTGAGTTGTTAAAAGAAGCAGGAAGAGCAAGAAACCGAAAGtcaaaaatatcattggaaataaTTCTTTGTTTCCAACTCTCAACTTATGAAAAACAATGGCATTAAGGTTCTATGAAATTTGGGCTGTagataaaaaaatataacagatTGTGAATTATTTCTACTATCAATATTTTTCTTTAAGGTTTACAAGTTGCATTTTAAGACAAAATATGCTCCAGACAAAAAGATAATAAAATGATGCCAGAATACCAAAAATACAAAAGAGTCCCGAAGGTACAAGGAATACCAAAACCcagaaacaaaaacaaaataggaacaaaataaaaataaaaaaccCAAGGCAAACAACAGCCCCACGTAAAAACTTCTCTGGAGCAAAATGATGTAGCATCAACCCTGAAGCCATCAACGAAGACATAATCAAGGTAACACCTGCTCTTTTATACTTTTGATCCAAATGTTGGAAATAAACTCTTTTTTTGTTTAGGGAAAGTGTGTGAGAATATTAGAGGCTTGAATAAAGACTTGATAGGTAAGagaattatttatggaagagagaaCTTTGTATTTTTGCTTGATGCAAAAGTTTAggattacatctctatttatagtactctaaggagaactctagacacactaattctagagagttctcaactctagacattcaaagagtattctagaaaatattacaatcCTAAGAAATATCTAGACATTCCAAATACTACAAGACTTTTCTAGAGACATTATCCAAAATAAATTAAGTCAAAAATAACTAAACCCAAAAATCAAATAATAAGGTTAGACccaaatcaagtttaatatttATATTACTATGAAATCGATGTGCTTACTTCTTTCATGAAATACATGATTCTTTGCCAAAGCAAGTGCTGATTTATTGTCAACACATATTTCGACATGATCTTCTTGTGGCATTTTTAATTCTTTCAACAAATTCCTTAGCCAAATTGCATGACAAACACATGATGTGGCGGCAACATActcagcttcacaagttgacagTGTGCGATAGGTTGCTTCTTTGACATCCAAGTGAAAGCAGTATCTCCCATAAAGAACACAAAACCAATAGTGCTCTTTCGATCATCCAAGTCTCCACTCCAATCGCTATCACTATAGCCAATAATCTCATAATTGTTAGAAGAGTAGTAGTGTAAGCCAAAGTTTATTGTACCTTTGATGTATCGAAGGATTCTTTTTGTCGCCTTAAAGTGAGTTGTTGTTGGAGCTTCCATGTAACGACTTACGACTCCTACAACATAGAGAACATTCGGCCTTGTACTTGTCAAGTAACACAGACTTCCAACCAAACTTTTGTAAAGAGTTGGATCCACAATCTCTCCATTTTCATGCTTACTCAACTTGCTGCCACATCCCATCAGGGTGCCAACTGGATTGGCATCATCCATCTTGAACTTCTTAAGGACTTCTTTGGCATAGCCTTCTTGGGTGATAAAAATTCCTTTGTCTTCTTGCTTTACTTTGATTCCGAGATAATATACCATGAGCCCCATATCTGTCATCTCAAATTCATTTGACATGTCTTTCTTGAACTCTTTGAACATGCTTAAATTGTTCCATGTGAAGATCAACTCATCAACATATAAGCGCACAATCAAAATATCTCCACTTTGCGCTTTAGTATAGAGTGCATGCTCATATGGACACTTGATGAAGTTCTTGTCTTGAAAGTACTTGTCCATTCGAACATTCCAAGCTCGATATAATCTTCAATACTTTTTCTTCTTGCCCTTTTACTTCATAGCCATGTGGTTGCTCGATATAAACTTCTTATTCCAGAAAACCATTCAAGAAGGACGacttcacatccatttgataaATCTTCCATTCATTTTGGGTTGCCAAAGAAATGATCAGTCTAATAGTTTCAAGACGAGCAACGGGGTAAAATACCTCATCATAGTCAATTCCTTGTCTTTAACTATAGCCTTTTCGCCACCAATCTTGCTTTGTATCTCTCCACGCCTCCTTTTGCATTCTTCTTCGCCTTGTACATCCATCTTACTTCGATTTCTTTGTGTCCTCATGGAAGTGTAGT from Lathyrus oleraceus cultivar Zhongwan6 chromosome 1, CAAS_Psat_ZW6_1.0, whole genome shotgun sequence includes:
- the LOC127093409 gene encoding uncharacterized mitochondrial protein AtMg00810-like gives rise to the protein MDKYFQDKNFIKCPYEHALYTKAQSGDILIVRLYVDELIFTWNNLSMFKEFKKDMSNEFEMTDMGLMVYYLGIKVKQEDKGIFITQEGYAKEVLKKFKMDDANPVGTLMGCGSKLSKHENGEIVDPTLYKSLVGSLCYLTSTRPNVLYVVGVVSRYMEAPTTTHFKATKRILRYIKGTINFGLHYYSSNNYEIIGYSDSDWSGDLDDRKSTIGFVFFMGDTAFTWMSKKQPIAHCQLVKLSMLPPHHVFVMQFG